In the Caldibacillus debilis DSM 16016 genome, one interval contains:
- the pyrR gene encoding bifunctional pyr operon transcriptional regulator/uracil phosphoribosyltransferase PyrR — translation MKRKAVVMDAPAIRRALRRIAHEIIEKNKGVDDVVLIGIRTRGIYIARRLSEAIAQIEGTSVPIGELDITLYRDDLTIKTPDKEPEVKGSAVPFSVEKKRVILADDVLYTGRTVRAAMDAVVDLGRPERIQLAVLIDRGHRELPIRADYVGKNIPTSRAEKIVVEMEEYDGVDQVSIYE, via the coding sequence ATGAAAAGGAAAGCCGTCGTCATGGACGCACCGGCGATCCGCCGGGCGCTCCGGAGAATCGCCCATGAAATCATTGAAAAAAATAAGGGAGTGGACGATGTCGTTTTGATCGGGATCCGGACCCGGGGCATCTACATCGCCCGCAGGCTGTCGGAGGCCATCGCCCAAATCGAGGGGACGTCCGTCCCGATCGGCGAGCTGGACATCACGCTGTACCGGGACGATTTGACGATCAAGACCCCCGACAAGGAGCCGGAAGTCAAAGGGTCTGCGGTTCCTTTTTCCGTTGAAAAGAAACGGGTGATCCTGGCGGACGATGTGTTATACACCGGGAGGACCGTGCGGGCGGCGATGGACGCGGTCGTCGATCTGGGCAGGCCGGAAAGGATCCAGCTCGCCGTCCTCATCGACCGCGGGCACAGGGAACTGCCGATCCGCGCCGATTATGTCGGGAAAAACATTCCCACCTCCCGCGCGGAAAAAATCGTCGTCGAAATGGAAGAATATGACGGCGTGGATCAGGTAAGCATTTATGAATAG
- a CDS encoding DEAD/DEAH box helicase, with translation MIAAVQKFNEPNLAYWCTFEELVAVSRNALENLYDIKIYRNNLFHNFFPLNYHIADIDTVYEKYFDNLEDQLQIPEEISLITKYYGNMIRLSNGSFYISFTNKEEDEIPVFEQKPLSFPFPEIEEADHLIDLSEDETPFLEMLDSFHSFDTVPDKIVLGWRGDLNQFPHQYLERLEVLSNLFPKISILRKKQIVEDTTIKREEEYKKILRTYWGYSDFRQLKMYKNVDDPVNPKETILISQAQIIHDLVEQAERAMHDQPFRDIFVTSSTGAGKSLMFQIPAVYLAEKYKLLTIIISPLIGLMKDQVYSLQSKDITFSATINSEISPVEKMNIINKIQNGDISILYISPETLLSRSDISMLIGERKVGLFIIDEAHIVTTWGKSFRADYWYLGNYLQKLRRSMKFPVATFTATAIYGGIEDMFGETKDSLYMVNPINYFGYVKRDDLKLHLHRIDREISQEKEYLYTKFFLLHERMIRAYKKGKKTLIYFPFVSLIREFYMYLERQAEPELLKNVVTYYGTMKKEEKDDNFLKFKNGDCLFMLATKAFGMGIDISDIENVIHYAPTGNVCDYIQEIGRAARDEHLIGNAYFDFSKKDFKYVNMLHGISTIKKRQLIQVMEKILSIYKKERNKKYARNLLISSEDFHYIFSRNQHSDYDKDELDNKLKTALLIIEKDFINKLGYSPIVARPRSIFSIEYVKVKRDSEHEFVKTFKDYAKKIQTLDEDYFGGVYQIDMRRLWENHYKELSFPQFKYYFHQKDQRLQLKCLDILESVFVIDIDLHQKNESTFLSEVRTISEQLSNILGRFIRSEEYFFISDLAREVQMMFGRSKYQADSLANQIIQSIIRFQDALKKTRTQRVHIITEKESGEEQRYKLMVRSDDFFRFLITHMEKLLYQSIKMENGKYKLFLTKGNTLEVDKTFIALGLFESMEKLLYEVKGGDNPEIFIRVNSQLQIERVIHNPEKYENMILKNVYQRHLISVAMLTYLFENEVPTEQFWEYIEDYFLGIIPDEVYEKVANIN, from the coding sequence TTGATTGCAGCTGTACAAAAATTCAACGAACCCAATCTGGCCTACTGGTGTACTTTTGAAGAATTGGTGGCCGTTTCCCGTAACGCCTTGGAAAATCTCTATGATATCAAAATTTATCGCAACAATCTCTTCCATAACTTCTTTCCATTAAATTATCATATTGCCGATATTGATACAGTATATGAAAAGTATTTTGACAATCTTGAAGACCAATTACAAATTCCTGAAGAAATCAGCCTTATCACCAAATATTATGGAAATATGATTCGCCTATCTAACGGCAGTTTTTACATTTCCTTTACCAACAAAGAGGAGGACGAAATTCCGGTCTTTGAACAAAAACCTCTTTCATTTCCCTTCCCCGAAATCGAGGAAGCCGATCATTTGATCGATTTGTCAGAAGATGAAACACCATTTCTTGAAATGCTCGATTCTTTCCACTCCTTTGATACTGTTCCGGATAAAATCGTCCTCGGGTGGAGGGGGGATTTGAATCAGTTCCCCCATCAATACTTGGAACGATTGGAGGTTTTATCCAATCTATTTCCTAAAATTTCCATCTTAAGAAAAAAACAAATTGTCGAGGATACAACTATAAAAAGGGAAGAGGAATACAAAAAAATATTGAGAACTTATTGGGGATATTCTGATTTTCGACAGTTGAAAATGTATAAAAACGTCGATGATCCTGTTAACCCGAAAGAAACTATTTTAATTTCACAGGCCCAAATCATCCATGACTTGGTGGAACAGGCCGAACGTGCGATGCACGATCAACCGTTTCGCGATATTTTTGTTACATCGTCGACTGGAGCCGGAAAATCCTTGATGTTTCAAATCCCGGCGGTATATTTGGCCGAAAAATATAAACTGTTGACAATCATCATATCCCCCCTCATCGGCTTGATGAAGGATCAAGTGTATAGTTTGCAAAGCAAAGACATCACTTTTTCTGCTACCATTAATTCAGAAATATCACCAGTTGAGAAGATGAATATTATAAATAAGATCCAGAATGGAGATATTTCCATTTTATATATTTCACCGGAAACGTTATTGAGCCGGTCTGATATTTCAATGTTAATTGGAGAAAGAAAGGTTGGTTTGTTTATCATCGATGAAGCACATATCGTCACCACTTGGGGAAAATCGTTCCGTGCAGACTACTGGTACTTGGGCAATTACTTGCAAAAACTGCGTAGATCTATGAAATTCCCTGTTGCAACATTTACAGCCACCGCCATTTATGGTGGCATCGAAGATATGTTTGGGGAAACTAAGGATAGTTTATATATGGTGAACCCCATCAATTATTTCGGATATGTCAAACGCGATGATCTTAAGCTCCACTTGCACAGAATTGATCGAGAAATCAGTCAAGAAAAGGAGTATTTGTACACAAAATTTTTTCTTTTGCATGAGCGGATGATCCGAGCTTATAAAAAAGGAAAGAAAACGCTTATTTATTTCCCGTTTGTCAGTTTGATTCGGGAATTCTATATGTATTTGGAAAGACAAGCAGAACCTGAATTATTGAAAAATGTAGTTACCTATTATGGAACGATGAAAAAGGAGGAAAAGGACGATAACTTTTTGAAATTCAAAAACGGTGATTGTCTATTCATGCTTGCCACAAAAGCATTTGGTATGGGAATAGACATCTCAGATATTGAAAACGTGATCCATTATGCACCTACAGGAAACGTCTGCGATTATATTCAAGAAATTGGCCGTGCTGCCAGGGATGAACATTTGATCGGCAATGCCTATTTCGACTTTTCAAAAAAGGATTTCAAATATGTGAACATGCTGCACGGAATTAGCACTATCAAAAAAAGACAGCTAATTCAAGTAATGGAAAAAATACTTTCCATCTACAAAAAAGAGAGAAACAAAAAATACGCCCGGAATCTTTTAATCAGTTCCGAAGACTTCCATTATATTTTTTCAAGGAACCAACACTCCGATTATGACAAGGATGAATTGGATAACAAATTGAAAACAGCCCTATTAATCATTGAAAAAGATTTTATAAACAAATTGGGGTACTCACCGATCGTGGCACGTCCTCGTAGTATTTTTTCCATCGAGTACGTTAAAGTAAAGAGGGACAGTGAACACGAATTTGTTAAAACATTTAAAGATTACGCCAAAAAAATCCAAACGTTGGATGAAGATTATTTTGGGGGCGTTTACCAAATTGATATGAGACGTTTATGGGAGAACCATTACAAAGAGTTATCCTTTCCACAATTTAAATATTATTTTCATCAAAAAGACCAACGCCTACAATTAAAATGTTTAGATATTCTAGAGTCAGTGTTTGTTATAGATATTGATCTTCATCAAAAAAATGAATCTACATTTCTTAGCGAAGTTCGGACAATTAGTGAACAACTATCTAACATTTTGGGTAGATTCATCCGTAGTGAAGAATATTTTTTTATTTCTGATCTTGCAAGAGAAGTACAAATGATGTTCGGGAGATCAAAATATCAGGCCGACTCTTTAGCCAATCAAATTATCCAAAGTATCATTCGATTTCAAGATGCATTGAAGAAAACAAGAACACAAAGAGTTCATATAATTACCGAAAAAGAATCGGGAGAAGAACAAAGATATAAGCTTATGGTAAGATCCGATGATTTTTTCCGTTTTCTTATCACGCATATGGAAAAACTCTTATATCAGTCGATCAAAATGGAAAATGGAAAATATAAATTATTTCTAACCAAAGGGAATACTTTAGAAGTGGACAAAACATTTATTGCCCTGGGCTTATTTGAATCAATGGAAAAATTACTGTATGAAGTTAAAGGCGGGGATAATCCCGAAATCTTTATCCGTGTAAACTCTCAATTGCAAATTGAAAGGGTAATTCACAATCCAGAAAAATATGAAAATATGATTCTTAAGAACGTTTATCAACGACATTTGATTTCGGTAGCCATGCTTACTTACCTGTTTGAAAACGAAGTACCGACAGAACAATTTTGGGAATACATCGAAGACTATTTCCTTGGAATCATTCCGGACGAAGTCTATGAAAAAGTCGCGAACATTAATTAA